A portion of the Kitasatospora sp. NBC_00240 genome contains these proteins:
- a CDS encoding CpaF/VirB11 family protein: MSDTLVPSQSTGDTPSRTSRFKLALQEGSGPVWPAQAPAAAGGPVPAAAVRAASPTAVSMPAASGPASGVLPVDYARIVELRQQVADLLAQETATTPGLSTEDRMQRGQSLVNQVVGTWATGHAAAQGALSRQDEYAIRRAVFDELFQAGRLQPLLDDAGVENITISGFDKVRVDYVDRPSKSVARIAESDAGLIELINQLVRTQGQGERSLTPATPMLNTRLGDGSRLAATAWVTPQPEVVIRRHRTRSQGLEDLKNWGTIDPILVEFLKAGVLARKNLIVVGSQGVGKTSLMRAMAGEIPASERVGTLESEYELWLHEDPNGPTVVALEGREGNGERGPDGRAVGEITLSELFAQSLRMSLRRVIVGEVRGREVLPMLHAMNEGEGGSMCTLHARSAEMAIERLVMLAMEAGTGMTDSLAYRLIANAVDFIVYVRLVDETAIGGKKHRFVSDVVELTGVGEGGRPSRQAVFGPREEAGRREPRAVPLMPPQCLADLERAGFDRRLLQQPWGAWEKPLEAVTQL, encoded by the coding sequence CCGGCAGCAGCTGGTGGCCCGGTGCCCGCGGCGGCCGTTCGCGCCGCTTCGCCGACCGCCGTGTCGATGCCCGCTGCCTCCGGTCCGGCGTCGGGCGTGCTGCCGGTGGACTACGCCAGGATCGTTGAGCTGCGGCAGCAGGTGGCCGACCTCCTCGCCCAGGAGACCGCCACCACTCCCGGTCTGTCCACCGAGGACCGGATGCAGCGCGGGCAGAGCCTGGTGAACCAGGTCGTGGGTACCTGGGCGACCGGTCATGCGGCCGCGCAGGGGGCGCTCAGCCGCCAGGACGAGTACGCCATTCGGCGTGCGGTGTTCGACGAGCTGTTCCAGGCCGGGCGGCTGCAGCCGCTGCTGGACGACGCCGGCGTGGAGAACATCACCATCAGCGGGTTCGACAAGGTACGCGTTGACTACGTCGACCGTCCCTCCAAGAGCGTCGCCCGGATCGCCGAGTCGGACGCCGGCCTGATCGAGCTGATCAATCAGTTGGTCCGCACGCAGGGCCAGGGCGAGCGGTCGCTCACCCCGGCGACGCCGATGCTGAACACGCGTCTGGGTGACGGGTCCCGTCTGGCGGCCACCGCCTGGGTGACCCCTCAGCCCGAGGTCGTGATCCGTCGTCACCGCACCCGCTCTCAGGGCCTGGAGGACCTGAAGAACTGGGGGACGATCGACCCGATCCTGGTGGAGTTCCTGAAGGCCGGTGTGCTGGCGAGGAAGAACCTCATCGTGGTCGGCTCCCAGGGCGTCGGCAAGACGTCCCTGATGCGTGCCATGGCTGGGGAGATCCCGGCGTCGGAGCGCGTCGGGACGCTGGAGAGCGAGTACGAGCTGTGGCTTCACGAGGACCCGAACGGGCCGACCGTGGTGGCGCTCGAAGGCCGTGAAGGCAACGGCGAACGCGGCCCTGACGGCCGCGCGGTCGGGGAGATCACCCTGTCCGAGCTTTTCGCCCAGTCCCTGCGTATGAGCCTTCGGCGGGTCATCGTCGGCGAGGTCCGCGGCCGCGAGGTGCTGCCGATGCTGCACGCCATGAACGAGGGCGAGGGCGGGTCGATGTGCACGTTGCACGCCCGCTCGGCGGAGATGGCCATCGAGCGCCTGGTGATGCTCGCCATGGAGGCCGGCACGGGCATGACCGACTCGCTGGCCTACCGTCTGATCGCGAACGCTGTGGACTTCATCGTCTACGTCAGGCTCGTCGACGAGACGGCGATCGGCGGCAAGAAGCACCGGTTCGTCTCCGACGTCGTGGAGCTGACCGGCGTTGGTGAGGGGGGCCGCCCGTCCCGGCAGGCCGTGTTCGGACCGCGTGAGGAGGCGGGACGGCGCGAGCCGCGCGCCGTGCCGCTCATGCCCCCGCAGTGCCTGGCGGACCTGGAGCGGGCAGGCTTCGACCGTCGGCTTCTCCAGCAGCCCTGGGGCGCGTGGGAGAAGCCGCTCGAGGCGGTGACCCAGCTGTGA
- a CDS encoding type II secretion system F family protein has translation MNLNPTAVIAALAGAVAVGGLCLAIAGLVGTTAPDPARPAGRLERKLRAGGFSGSGTGPAGALTNQRTLALGAVAVGLIVWLFTSWLMGGLLTGLAVFGLPWILQPGRGSKAQIQRLEALEEWVRRLSDIHTAGISLEQAVASSVRSAPKLIAPEVTRLTSRLAAGWRAEVAYRAFADELNDATADSVAAPLILHVQDRGAGLSTALKALAAQVGEEVLMRRKVEAEREKPRTNMRWVSLFCLAVFALAMLSGAYVKPYSSLTGQVVLTLLAAGFIGVMVWMRRMAIADPAPRFLAPATDRPDSGEAL, from the coding sequence GTGAACCTGAACCCCACCGCCGTCATCGCCGCGCTGGCCGGCGCCGTTGCAGTAGGCGGACTCTGCCTTGCGATCGCCGGTCTCGTCGGAACGACCGCGCCCGACCCGGCGCGCCCTGCGGGTCGCCTGGAGCGCAAGCTCCGTGCCGGCGGCTTCTCCGGGTCCGGGACCGGTCCCGCGGGCGCGCTGACGAACCAGCGCACCCTGGCCCTCGGCGCGGTCGCCGTCGGCCTGATCGTGTGGCTGTTCACCTCCTGGCTGATGGGCGGGCTCCTGACCGGCCTCGCCGTGTTCGGACTGCCCTGGATCCTGCAGCCCGGACGCGGCAGCAAGGCGCAGATCCAGCGGCTGGAGGCTCTTGAGGAATGGGTGCGGCGGCTGAGTGACATCCACACCGCCGGCATCTCCCTCGAGCAGGCCGTGGCCAGCAGCGTCCGCAGCGCTCCGAAGCTCATCGCGCCGGAGGTCACCCGGCTCACCTCCCGCCTCGCGGCGGGATGGCGCGCCGAGGTCGCCTACCGGGCGTTCGCGGACGAGCTGAACGACGCGACCGCCGACAGTGTGGCTGCGCCGCTGATCCTGCACGTCCAGGACCGGGGAGCCGGACTCAGCACCGCCCTCAAGGCTCTGGCCGCCCAGGTGGGCGAAGAGGTCCTGATGCGGCGCAAGGTCGAGGCTGAGCGTGAGAAGCCGAGGACGAACATGCGCTGGGTCAGCCTGTTCTGCCTCGCGGTCTTCGCCCTTGCGATGCTCTCGGGCGCCTACGTCAAGCCCTACAGCAGCCTCACCGGCCAGGTCGTGCTCACCCTCCTTGCCGCTGGGTTCATCGGCGTCATGGTGTGGATGCGTCGCATGGCGATCGCCGACCCTGCGCCGAGGTTCCTCGCACCCGCCACCGACCGTCCCGATTCCGGGGAGGCACTGTGA
- a CDS encoding type II secretion system F family protein: MITSAPAIIGGASLGVGVAVAITGFSRSRADLGDLLHRNDASRLENLEPRAARAADSLLDTFGARLLAQVGEGFVRLPRQELDLLGRSPAQHVGQKIGYAIIGLMFPPLAIAVLSLVGVSLPFTVPALAGLVMGVLLWLLPDINVKEEAEKARKEFRYAIASYLELVCLERAADAGPSEALRKAADIGDGWVFGRVRDALTRAELAGIPPWDGLKQLSEELGVPELGAPADIMALAGEQGAAVYSTLAAQAKSLRGVLLTDAQAEANAVSEKMIVPVSALVILMSIFVAFPAIMRIMAS; this comes from the coding sequence ATGATCACCTCCGCGCCTGCGATCATCGGCGGCGCCTCCCTGGGCGTCGGTGTGGCCGTGGCCATCACCGGGTTCAGCCGCTCACGCGCCGACCTCGGCGACCTTCTCCACCGCAACGACGCCAGCCGGCTCGAGAACCTCGAGCCGCGCGCCGCGCGGGCCGCGGACTCCCTGCTGGACACGTTCGGTGCCCGCCTGCTGGCCCAGGTCGGCGAGGGCTTCGTCCGCCTGCCGCGCCAGGAGCTCGACCTGCTCGGGCGCAGCCCTGCCCAGCACGTCGGCCAGAAGATCGGCTACGCGATCATCGGGCTGATGTTCCCGCCTCTGGCGATCGCCGTGCTCTCGTTGGTCGGTGTGTCTCTCCCGTTCACGGTGCCCGCGCTCGCGGGGCTCGTGATGGGTGTGCTGCTCTGGCTCCTTCCTGACATCAATGTCAAGGAGGAGGCGGAGAAGGCACGTAAGGAGTTCAGGTATGCCATCGCGTCGTACCTGGAGCTGGTGTGCCTGGAGCGCGCGGCCGACGCCGGGCCGAGCGAGGCCCTGCGCAAGGCCGCGGATATCGGTGACGGCTGGGTTTTCGGCCGGGTGCGTGACGCGCTGACTCGGGCCGAGCTGGCCGGCATCCCGCCGTGGGACGGGCTCAAGCAGCTCTCGGAGGAGCTCGGTGTGCCCGAGCTCGGTGCGCCGGCCGACATCATGGCGCTCGCCGGTGAGCAGGGGGCGGCGGTGTACTCCACGCTGGCCGCTCAGGCGAAGAGCCTGCGAGGCGTTCTGCTGACCGATGCTCAGGCCGAGGCGAACGCGGTGTCGGAAAAGATGATCGTTCCCGTCAGCGCCCTCGTGATCCTCATGTCCATTTTCGTCGCCTTTCCCGCGATCATGCGGATTATGGCGAGCTGA
- a CDS encoding TadE/TadG family type IV pilus assembly protein: MPRPISWARRRLTHACSRDSGALSLELAIVFPAVMLMIFTIIQAGLWYHARNVALSAAQRGVERARVQGASLGDGTSVTNSFLDRAGASISGRSVSGSDGNTVTITVRGQVNTWIPGLSIPVDQHASAARERLTGAP, from the coding sequence ATGCCTCGCCCAATCTCCTGGGCACGCCGTCGGCTGACCCACGCGTGCTCCAGGGACAGCGGTGCGCTGTCCCTGGAGCTCGCGATCGTCTTCCCGGCCGTGATGCTCATGATCTTCACGATCATCCAGGCGGGCCTGTGGTACCACGCCCGCAACGTCGCCCTGTCCGCCGCCCAACGCGGCGTCGAGCGCGCCCGCGTGCAGGGCGCGAGCCTGGGCGACGGCACCTCCGTCACCAACAGCTTCCTGGACCGGGCCGGCGCCAGCATCAGCGGGCGCAGCGTGTCCGGGAGCGACGGCAACACCGTGACCATCACCGTCAGAGGCCAGGTCAACACATGGATTCCCGGGCTGAGCATCCCCGTCGACCAGCACGCGAGCGCCGCCCGGGAACGTCTGACAGGAGCGCCGTGA
- a CDS encoding TadE/TadG family type IV pilus assembly protein, translating into MKHLAPRDDRGSLSLETAILAPVLFGFLVLVIAAGRVHIADNTVDAAARNAARAASLERSGSAAQQAGTRVAQQTLKDQGLRCSSVDVSVPTGGFNAAIGTAASVTVTVTCRVDLSDLALPGLPGTKPITSHFTSAIDSYRGR; encoded by the coding sequence GTGAAGCACCTCGCGCCGCGGGACGACCGGGGAAGCCTGAGCCTGGAGACAGCGATCCTGGCTCCGGTGCTCTTCGGCTTCCTCGTCCTGGTGATCGCCGCCGGGCGGGTCCACATCGCCGACAACACCGTCGACGCGGCCGCCCGCAACGCCGCCCGCGCCGCGTCCCTCGAGCGCAGCGGCTCCGCCGCCCAGCAGGCCGGCACCCGTGTCGCCCAGCAGACCCTGAAGGACCAGGGGCTGCGCTGTTCCTCGGTCGACGTGTCCGTACCGACCGGCGGCTTCAACGCCGCCATCGGCACGGCCGCGAGTGTGACCGTCACGGTCACCTGCCGCGTCGACCTGTCCGACCTGGCGCTGCCCGGCCTGCCCGGCACCAAGCCGATCACGTCGCACTTCACCAGTGCGATCGACTCCTACCGAGGAAGATGA
- a CDS encoding pilus assembly protein TadG-related protein, producing MTGALTRLSHRTSWGDERGSISLFVAVAAASLILIVGLVVDGGGKLRALNHAEASAQEAARTGAQAVNAGMAISGGGIQLDRNAASAAAYKYLSQAGVSGTVGWADDRTITVSVTEHYSPVFLPGSWSVTGHGQAKLIVQGG from the coding sequence ATGACCGGCGCCCTCACCCGCCTCAGCCACCGCACGTCCTGGGGAGACGAGCGCGGTTCCATCTCGCTGTTCGTCGCCGTCGCCGCGGCCAGCCTCATCCTGATCGTCGGGCTGGTCGTGGACGGCGGCGGCAAGCTGCGCGCCCTCAACCACGCCGAGGCGTCCGCGCAGGAGGCCGCGAGGACCGGGGCGCAGGCGGTCAACGCCGGAATGGCGATCTCCGGCGGAGGCATCCAGCTCGACAGGAACGCGGCCTCGGCCGCCGCGTACAAGTACCTCTCCCAGGCGGGAGTGAGCGGCACGGTGGGCTGGGCGGACGACCGCACCATCACCGTGTCCGTCACCGAGCACTACTCCCCCGTGTTCCTGCCCGGCTCCTGGAGTGTCACCGGGCACGGCCAGGCCAAGCTGATCGTCCAGGGAGGCTGA
- a CDS encoding LysM peptidoglycan-binding domain-containing protein, whose protein sequence is MSRRTASRLTAAARGLAALVVLLALLAGVPLLLWRTGVLPAHVPTMDEVTGALTSTDNGTLFLGALTLLGWGAWLSFVFSTVVEATALLRHRQAPRVRVLGATQRLAASLVAGVVLLLPTSAAFAAAPSAGATTVTAPVSVQSVGSTQTAAHSEAPSSWTGPVHHVVHGDTLWDLAAHYLGDGTRWREIAQLNDGLRQPDGAVTTSNVRELHPGWTLRLPPEAKAPAHESAAPAAGGAHHEHVVAAGETLTGIAHDELGDAGRFEEIASLNKGHVQADGQALQDPDQINAGWTLELPAAATAAPEPAPAAPTSPTTPADQAPAAPSQSAAPSAAATPAPATTPTQQAAPTTAPTSEATTPSAPTAPGEADTPAAVSTTDDAEDTDMLKMVVGGTSLLAASVLATVGGRRAIQRRRRRFKRRIPMPVPESASADLERQLRITADVSSLSLIDHALRTLAANCASTGQALPEIEAARILPRGVELHLAQPTPPIEPFTEMEEHPDRWWCPARGAALLDEDEARDTTSPYPALVSLGETEDGEAVMVNLEAVGLLRLYGTPADVRAVMLGMAVELGSSQLADDTTVLLNGLGEELEDAFPARIDHKPALAEAIPDLIAHDAMQRGVLGEDSSLFEARLTGDGGDTWTPKILLSPTAPDAHEAESLIDLLSSRPRTAVAVVTTADDALDLPGAWTLSATPGGTVALPGLDLSITLQRLEDETYGPLLELLGTASRTDDVAAPAWTHPPHGAPVPNGPSRIPVSAGLAPDTTPQPADEHDGEPAEEHSARPIAVSFSKAPVGLATSLPGFSALAPSVTGASAPAHAPAVDQPLDDDMPPEPEDDFGDEPEADPFEEALSEVLQEQARPAVHLDDAELHEEDEPAGDAENDASALSQEAVGAHAPVPAPAAAPRVTAVTSSVLAALNTPPDPPAAPQIRVLGSVDVIGTLGKVESNRRNGLTEIAAWLVLHPGSNRHELGEAIWPGQRVRADTRNTSISKLRTWVGRDPLLAPDDPQGAYLPPISDGVYGFNDQVTSDWTQFQELYQLGMHHHGTDADIALAHALALVRGRPFSDIDQSKYSWAEYPIQEMLSAIVDVAHELATRRLAVRDYRAAGTAASKGLLCDPQSELLFRDLIALYSETGDRAGLERTAQQLARIAVDSGCDSSPETVSLINALMDADRIASA, encoded by the coding sequence ATGTCCCGCCGAACCGCCTCCCGTCTCACGGCCGCAGCCCGCGGGCTGGCCGCGCTCGTCGTCCTCCTCGCCCTGCTCGCCGGCGTCCCCCTGCTGCTGTGGCGCACCGGCGTCCTGCCCGCGCACGTACCCACGATGGATGAGGTCACCGGCGCGCTGACCAGCACCGACAACGGGACACTGTTCCTCGGCGCGTTGACTCTCCTGGGCTGGGGAGCCTGGCTCTCGTTCGTCTTCTCCACCGTCGTCGAGGCGACCGCGCTGCTGCGCCACCGTCAGGCGCCGCGCGTCCGTGTCCTCGGAGCGACGCAGCGCCTGGCCGCGAGCCTGGTTGCGGGCGTCGTCCTGCTGCTGCCCACCAGCGCGGCGTTCGCCGCGGCCCCGTCGGCTGGCGCGACCACGGTCACGGCACCCGTGTCCGTCCAGTCCGTCGGCAGCACCCAGACCGCAGCTCACAGCGAAGCCCCGAGCTCCTGGACAGGGCCCGTCCACCACGTCGTCCACGGCGACACCCTGTGGGACCTCGCAGCGCACTACCTCGGCGACGGCACCCGCTGGCGCGAGATCGCGCAGCTCAACGACGGTCTCCGCCAGCCCGACGGTGCCGTGACGACCAGCAACGTCCGTGAGCTGCACCCGGGATGGACCCTGCGACTGCCGCCCGAGGCCAAGGCGCCCGCCCACGAGAGCGCGGCCCCGGCCGCAGGGGGCGCCCACCACGAGCACGTCGTCGCCGCCGGCGAGACCCTGACCGGCATCGCCCATGACGAACTCGGCGACGCCGGACGGTTCGAGGAGATCGCCAGCCTGAACAAGGGTCACGTCCAGGCCGACGGCCAGGCCCTCCAGGACCCCGATCAGATCAACGCCGGCTGGACCCTGGAGCTGCCCGCCGCCGCAACCGCGGCGCCCGAGCCCGCACCTGCGGCGCCCACCAGCCCGACGACGCCTGCCGATCAGGCGCCGGCCGCCCCATCCCAGTCCGCAGCCCCTTCGGCTGCGGCCACCCCCGCGCCGGCGACCACGCCAACGCAGCAGGCGGCCCCGACCACCGCGCCGACGTCCGAAGCCACCACACCCTCCGCGCCCACCGCGCCCGGCGAAGCGGACACCCCGGCCGCCGTCTCGACCACCGACGACGCGGAAGACACCGACATGCTCAAGATGGTCGTCGGCGGGACCAGCCTGCTCGCCGCCAGCGTCCTCGCCACGGTCGGCGGCCGCCGCGCCATCCAGCGCCGCCGCCGGCGGTTCAAGCGCCGGATCCCCATGCCCGTACCGGAGAGCGCCTCCGCCGACCTGGAGAGGCAGCTGCGGATCACCGCCGACGTGAGCAGCCTCTCCCTCATCGACCACGCCCTACGGACCCTCGCCGCCAACTGCGCCAGCACCGGGCAGGCGCTGCCGGAGATCGAGGCCGCGCGGATCCTGCCCCGCGGCGTGGAGCTGCACCTGGCCCAACCGACCCCGCCGATCGAGCCGTTCACCGAGATGGAGGAGCACCCCGACCGCTGGTGGTGCCCGGCCCGCGGCGCTGCGCTCCTCGACGAGGACGAAGCACGCGACACCACCTCCCCCTACCCGGCGCTCGTGAGCCTGGGTGAGACCGAGGACGGCGAGGCAGTCATGGTGAACCTCGAGGCCGTCGGCCTGCTGCGCCTGTACGGCACCCCGGCCGACGTGCGGGCCGTGATGCTCGGCATGGCGGTCGAACTCGGCTCCTCCCAGCTCGCGGACGACACCACCGTCCTCCTGAACGGTCTCGGTGAAGAGCTCGAGGATGCCTTCCCGGCGCGGATCGACCACAAGCCCGCGCTGGCCGAGGCGATCCCCGACCTCATCGCTCACGACGCGATGCAGCGCGGCGTCCTCGGTGAGGACAGCAGCCTGTTCGAGGCTCGCCTGACCGGAGACGGCGGTGACACCTGGACACCCAAGATCCTCCTCTCGCCGACGGCACCCGACGCGCACGAGGCCGAGTCCCTGATCGACCTGCTCTCCTCACGTCCGCGCACCGCGGTGGCCGTCGTCACGACCGCCGACGACGCCCTCGACCTGCCCGGCGCCTGGACGCTGTCGGCCACGCCCGGAGGCACGGTCGCGCTTCCGGGCCTCGACCTGTCCATCACCCTGCAGCGCCTGGAGGACGAGACGTACGGGCCGCTGCTCGAGCTCCTCGGAACGGCCAGCCGCACCGACGACGTCGCGGCGCCGGCCTGGACGCATCCGCCGCACGGCGCTCCCGTGCCCAACGGACCCTCCCGGATCCCGGTCAGCGCCGGCCTGGCGCCGGACACGACCCCCCAACCGGCCGACGAGCACGACGGCGAGCCGGCCGAGGAGCACAGTGCCCGGCCGATCGCCGTGTCCTTCAGCAAGGCACCCGTCGGCCTTGCCACCTCCCTTCCCGGATTCAGTGCGCTGGCCCCGTCGGTCACCGGCGCGTCGGCGCCCGCACACGCTCCGGCGGTGGACCAGCCCCTGGACGACGACATGCCCCCCGAGCCGGAGGACGACTTCGGCGACGAACCTGAAGCCGACCCGTTCGAGGAAGCCCTCAGCGAGGTCCTCCAGGAGCAGGCCCGGCCCGCGGTCCACCTGGACGACGCTGAGCTCCATGAGGAGGACGAGCCCGCCGGCGACGCGGAGAACGACGCTTCCGCGCTGTCGCAGGAGGCCGTCGGCGCTCACGCCCCCGTGCCCGCACCGGCCGCTGCCCCCCGGGTCACCGCCGTGACGTCCAGCGTGCTCGCCGCCCTCAACACGCCCCCGGACCCGCCCGCCGCACCGCAGATCCGGGTGCTCGGCTCCGTCGACGTGATCGGAACCCTCGGCAAGGTCGAGTCGAACCGGCGCAACGGCCTCACCGAGATCGCCGCCTGGCTGGTCCTCCACCCGGGAAGCAACCGCCACGAGCTCGGCGAGGCAATCTGGCCGGGCCAGCGCGTGCGCGCCGACACCCGCAACACCAGCATCAGCAAGCTGCGGACCTGGGTGGGACGCGACCCGCTCCTTGCGCCCGACGACCCGCAGGGCGCCTACCTGCCGCCGATCAGCGACGGGGTCTACGGCTTCAACGACCAGGTCACCAGCGACTGGACGCAGTTCCAGGAGCTCTACCAGCTCGGGATGCACCACCACGGGACCGACGCCGACATCGCCCTGGCCCACGCCCTCGCCCTGGTCCGCGGCCGGCCCTTCTCCGACATCGACCAGTCCAAGTACAGCTGGGCGGAGTACCCGATCCAGGAGATGCTCTCCGCGATCGTCGACGTCGCCCACGAGTTGGCGACCCGTCGCCTCGCCGTCCGCGACTACCGGGCCGCCGGCACGGCCGCGAGCAAGGGCCTGCTGTGCGACCCGCAGTCCGAGCTGCTGTTCCGCGACCTCATCGCCCTCTACAGCGAGACCGGCGACCGGGCCGGCCTCGAGCGCACCGCTCAGCAGCTGGCACGCATCGCCGTCGACTCCGGCTGCGATTCCTCACCCGAGACTGTCTCGCTGATCAACGCGCTGATGGACGCGGACCGCATCGCCTCCGCGTAG
- a CDS encoding A24 family peptidase codes for MYALTIAIASLAGLAVGMLARPLVFACSVPEDEPPRSHCPGCGESLPRRSSAAALLGRCGTCGQRIPPAALLPEVAGAAAFAGIAASGSTGWLAAAQYWFAACGLALVLVDVAVHRLPDVLTRPAVLGTLALLAGGALGRDWSSFVRAVLAAAAVTAVYLVLTFAGLGGGDLKLAPAIGALLGWSSWSAVLQGAAAGFVLIALFGLAQWLLRRAKRGDELAFGPFMVCGALAVSVLT; via the coding sequence ATGTACGCCCTGACCATCGCCATCGCGTCCCTGGCCGGACTGGCTGTCGGCATGCTTGCCCGGCCCCTGGTGTTCGCCTGCTCCGTGCCCGAGGACGAGCCGCCGCGCTCGCACTGCCCGGGCTGCGGGGAGTCACTCCCCCGCCGCAGCTCTGCGGCGGCGCTCCTGGGCCGGTGCGGCACGTGCGGTCAGCGGATCCCCCCGGCCGCCCTCCTCCCGGAGGTAGCCGGGGCCGCAGCGTTCGCCGGCATCGCGGCCAGCGGATCGACCGGCTGGCTGGCCGCCGCGCAGTACTGGTTCGCCGCGTGCGGGCTGGCCCTGGTGCTCGTGGACGTCGCGGTCCATCGGCTGCCCGACGTCCTCACCCGGCCGGCTGTCCTCGGGACGCTCGCCCTGCTCGCAGGCGGGGCGCTCGGCAGAGACTGGAGCAGCTTCGTCCGCGCCGTCCTGGCCGCAGCCGCGGTCACCGCCGTCTACCTGGTCCTGACGTTCGCCGGCCTCGGCGGTGGGGACCTGAAGCTGGCGCCGGCCATCGGCGCTCTCCTCGGCTGGTCCAGCTGGTCCGCCGTCCTCCAGGGCGCGGCCGCCGGGTTCGTGCTCATCGCCCTCTTCGGCCTCGCCCAATGGCTCCTGCGCAGGGCCAAGCGCGGAGACGAACTCGCCTTCGGACCTTTCATGGTCTGCGGGGCCCTGGCCGTCTCGGTACTCACATGA
- a CDS encoding DUF2637 domain-containing protein, whose protein sequence is MTAGQSIAPEQALATHGPAMRKRQWTRGRKVMFGTIGFGSIVIAGVGFTGSYTAVRLLAVEKGFGWFADVYPLGIDVGIAVLLALDLALTWIDLRYPLLRYIAWLLTGATVAFNAAASWPDVLASAMHAVIPLLFISVTEAVRHAIEKATSAATNQRMDSIRLARWLLSPVSTWNIWRDMKLWEIRSYSAALERYQQKMLYRQDLKSLHGRGWRRKATGAQLRPLRQARLGLSVTDQPAPTLLSDLADVLKTLTQAELQVPEASNSVQPAELAATESAVPLPLPAQRGVAPLASATQPPAPTTAAQPGTVVPVAAQPAPEAPAPAGVTPAPAQPAVPQPAPGSLAASQPVPAVPAVPAPMITTQPVAAQPAPVLLTPVLPAPAEVTPTPAQPAVPQPVPAPAANTQPVPAVPAPTIAAQPQTVVPVAAQTAPVRPAPAQPAAPQPTAATGVLPAQVAPAHGGPLPSTTSAGQDPQDLTSEANPASGTAPAPGAVEELQAREKHEAEAEETAAESGIDHEDLEDEEDGAATGEEMPRLDLGVAPPNETKSQKAARIYLAHQRAGVELTKPNLAKWAGYQNDGSGRTQYNRLEQQYGPILVNEGADQLDLDWQQNPGGREAQPAAAA, encoded by the coding sequence ATGACAGCCGGGCAGAGCATCGCCCCGGAGCAGGCACTCGCCACCCACGGCCCGGCTATGCGCAAGCGGCAGTGGACCCGCGGGCGCAAGGTCATGTTCGGCACCATCGGCTTCGGGTCGATCGTCATCGCCGGCGTCGGGTTCACCGGCTCCTACACCGCTGTGCGTCTCCTCGCCGTGGAGAAGGGCTTCGGCTGGTTCGCCGATGTCTACCCCCTCGGCATCGACGTCGGCATCGCGGTCCTCCTCGCCCTGGACCTCGCACTCACCTGGATCGACCTCCGCTACCCGCTCCTGCGGTACATCGCCTGGCTGCTCACCGGCGCCACCGTGGCATTCAACGCTGCAGCCTCATGGCCGGACGTCCTCGCGTCCGCGATGCACGCCGTCATCCCCCTGCTGTTCATCTCGGTGACCGAGGCGGTGCGCCACGCCATCGAGAAGGCCACCTCCGCCGCCACCAACCAGCGCATGGACTCCATCAGGCTCGCGCGCTGGCTGCTGTCCCCCGTGTCCACCTGGAACATCTGGCGAGACATGAAGCTCTGGGAGATCCGCTCGTATTCGGCGGCACTCGAGCGCTACCAGCAGAAAATGCTCTACCGGCAGGACCTGAAGTCGCTTCACGGCCGGGGCTGGCGTCGGAAGGCCACCGGCGCCCAGCTGCGCCCGCTGCGTCAGGCCCGCCTCGGGCTCAGCGTCACGGACCAGCCGGCCCCGACCTTGCTCTCGGATCTGGCCGACGTCCTCAAGACCCTGACACAGGCCGAACTCCAGGTCCCGGAAGCGTCGAATTCCGTCCAGCCTGCTGAGCTCGCAGCCACCGAATCCGCCGTTCCTCTGCCGCTGCCCGCCCAGCGTGGCGTTGCCCCACTGGCATCCGCTACGCAGCCACCCGCCCCGACAACCGCCGCTCAGCCGGGGACCGTTGTGCCTGTCGCTGCCCAGCCAGCGCCCGAAGCGCCGGCACCCGCCGGGGTGACGCCGGCGCCTGCCCAGCCGGCCGTTCCCCAGCCCGCGCCCGGTTCACTGGCCGCCTCTCAGCCGGTGCCCGCCGTGCCCGCCGTGCCCGCCCCAATGATCACCACCCAGCCTGTCGCTGCCCAGCCGGCACCCGTACTGCTCACGCCCGTACTGCCGGCACCTGCCGAGGTGACGCCGACGCCCGCCCAGCCGGCCGTTCCCCAGCCCGTGCCCGCTCCAGCAGCCAACACTCAGCCGGTGCCCGCCGTGCCCGCCCCGACAATCGCCGCTCAGCCGCAGACCGTTGTGCCTGTCGCTGCCCAAACGGCCCCCGTACGGCCGGCGCCCGCCCAGCCCGCTGCTCCCCAGCCCACGGCGGCCACAGGAGTGCTGCCTGCCCAAGTCGCGCCGGCTCACGGGGGACCACTGCCCTCGACCACCTCCGCTGGACAAGACCCGCAGGACCTGACGAGCGAGGCCAACCCAGCCTCCGGTACGGCTCCCGCGCCGGGAGCGGTTGAGGAACTGCAGGCGCGGGAGAAGCACGAGGCGGAAGCCGAAGAGACGGCTGCGGAATCCGGCATCGATCATGAGGATCTTGAGGACGAGGAGGATGGAGCGGCCACCGGCGAGGAGATGCCGCGACTCGACCTGGGCGTGGCGCCGCCGAACGAGACCAAGAGCCAGAAGGCAGCACGCATCTACCTCGCGCATCAGCGTGCCGGCGTGGAGCTGACGAAGCCGAACCTGGCCAAGTGGGCCGGATACCAGAACGACGGCTCCGGCCGTACCCAGTACAACCGCCTTGAGCAGCAGTACGGGCCGATCCTCGTCAACGAAGGTGCGGACCAGCTCGACCTCGATTGGCAGCAGAACCCGGGCGGCCGCGAGGCCCAACCGGCGGCCGCGGCTTAA